A portion of the Calliphora vicina chromosome 5, idCalVici1.1, whole genome shotgun sequence genome contains these proteins:
- the LOC135960993 gene encoding U-scoloptoxin(19)-Tl1a, with product MSNKSILYIYGVIAITLISIHCITANISDNEVNDIPETYMVQGVKVYQGDRECVLVGGLCVHNSDCNEPTSNKGLCPSNSHRGVECCYELPVRPAPCHEHLGECMDRCHKTLMRPGTDCENGQICCVLI from the exons atgtctaacaaatcaattttatatatttatggtgTAATTGCGATCACATTAATATCCATACACTGCATCACAGCCAATATCAGTGATAATGAAGTCAATGATATTCCTGAAACTTATA TGGTCCAAGGCGTCAAAGTCTATCAAGGTGATCGTGAATGCGTTTTAGTGGGCGGTTTGTGTGTACACAACAGCGATTGCAATGAGCCCACCAGCAACAAAGGATTGTGTCCCTCCAATTCCCATCGTGGTGTTGAATGTTGTTATGAAT TACCTGTAAGGCCAGCTCCCTGTCATGAACATTTGGGCGAATGTATGGATCGTTGCCACAAAACTCTGATGAGACCGGGTACAGATTGTGAAAATGGTCAAATATGCTGTGTTTTAATTTAA
- the LOC135962155 gene encoding uncharacterized protein LOC135962155 isoform X2, which translates to MWALKKNNSFSSVWLIMTVTVLLPLTHGQAYHFIIGHHQRNFDQLYREPNSRNYVADTTNYTDTSSTADLENSNSTIIVTTVRESNELSQTAMDIITIVWYVATFLALAAFFLLMACSDRRCSDTQRNANMNTNENPIPPPTPSPSYSEFAPPSYDSVMKMQHASKNSIFVIPFPVEQNGAKDGGNNVSTNTNGNNTTTNGQSLTPNISFYTINELQKMES; encoded by the exons ATGTGGGCTTTGAAAAAGAACAACTCATTTAGTTCCGTGTGGCTTATAATGACAG TCACCGTTTTGTTGCCTTTAACACATGGACAGGCATATCATTTTATAATCGGTCATCATCAGCGTAACTTCGATCAATTGTATCGGGAACCAAATAGTAGAAACTACGTAGCAGACACCACAAATTATACGGATACCTCATCAACAGCTGATTTGGAAAATAGCAATTCAACAATTATTGTTACCA CCGTACGTGAATCGAACGAATTATCACAAACTGCCATGGATATCATAACGATTGTTTGGTATGTGGCCACATTTTTGGCTTTGGCTGCATTCTTTTTGCTCATGGCTTGCTCGGATAGACGTTGCAGTGATACCCAACGTAATGCCAATATGAATACAAATGAAAACCCGATACCGCCGCCCACACCCTCGCCCTCATACAGTGAATTTGCCCCGCCCAGCTATGACAGTGTCATGAAAATGCAACATGCCAGCAAGAATAGTATTTTTGTTATACCATTTCCAGTGGAACAAAATGGCGCCAAAGATGGTGGTAATAATGTAAGCACAAATACCAATGGAAATAATACGACAACTAATGGCCAGTCCCTAACACCCAATATTAGTTTTTACACCATCAATGAATTGCAAAAAATGGAAAGTTAA
- the LOC135962155 gene encoding uncharacterized protein LOC135962155 isoform X1 — MWALKKNNSFSSVWLIMTVVTVLLPLTHGQAYHFIIGHHQRNFDQLYREPNSRNYVADTTNYTDTSSTADLENSNSTIIVTTVRESNELSQTAMDIITIVWYVATFLALAAFFLLMACSDRRCSDTQRNANMNTNENPIPPPTPSPSYSEFAPPSYDSVMKMQHASKNSIFVIPFPVEQNGAKDGGNNVSTNTNGNNTTTNGQSLTPNISFYTINELQKMES; from the exons ATGTGGGCTTTGAAAAAGAACAACTCATTTAGTTCCGTGTGGCTTATAATGACAG TAGTCACCGTTTTGTTGCCTTTAACACATGGACAGGCATATCATTTTATAATCGGTCATCATCAGCGTAACTTCGATCAATTGTATCGGGAACCAAATAGTAGAAACTACGTAGCAGACACCACAAATTATACGGATACCTCATCAACAGCTGATTTGGAAAATAGCAATTCAACAATTATTGTTACCA CCGTACGTGAATCGAACGAATTATCACAAACTGCCATGGATATCATAACGATTGTTTGGTATGTGGCCACATTTTTGGCTTTGGCTGCATTCTTTTTGCTCATGGCTTGCTCGGATAGACGTTGCAGTGATACCCAACGTAATGCCAATATGAATACAAATGAAAACCCGATACCGCCGCCCACACCCTCGCCCTCATACAGTGAATTTGCCCCGCCCAGCTATGACAGTGTCATGAAAATGCAACATGCCAGCAAGAATAGTATTTTTGTTATACCATTTCCAGTGGAACAAAATGGCGCCAAAGATGGTGGTAATAATGTAAGCACAAATACCAATGGAAATAATACGACAACTAATGGCCAGTCCCTAACACCCAATATTAGTTTTTACACCATCAATGAATTGCAAAAAATGGAAAGTTAA